In Bdellovibrionales bacterium, the following proteins share a genomic window:
- a CDS encoding UDP-N-acetylmuramoyl-tripeptide--D-alanyl-D-alanine ligase, with product MKWDLKLDEILKVTGGQLLSRHETAWNGVGTDTRADLSGKLFIPLRGERFDAHDFIRAAFDKGAKGALFDRTFPEMERLKPEMTLIEVSDTLKSLQSLGRFWRRKNKAKIVAITGSSGKTTTKEFAASILQKKYKTHFSQGSYNNHWGVPITLLGIRPEHEVAVVEMGMNHAGEISELCRIAEPDITMVTNVGSAHIGELGSQEAVAEAKWEIYRTCPDSIQIYNLANSFTRKMHESATMSIGKNLKARKKIFTFSGHGDVDLNVVEVGLDFIRVNGHIGNKKGEVRIPIFGRHNVENTMAAAALALSLEMEPDAIWQALAGLKTSWGRNQLVRLRSGTRVLFDGYNANPESMAALLSNFTEVSCEGNKILVLGEMLELGMDSSRFHEELGRRAGNAGASIIWFMGPHRADFERGIGLSSFGKNLILSDGYKVDLASKVGSVLNESDIVALKGSRGMKLEQVLRVWNPVDFDG from the coding sequence ATGAAATGGGACTTGAAGCTCGACGAAATCTTGAAGGTCACCGGCGGGCAGCTTTTATCTCGGCACGAGACCGCTTGGAATGGAGTGGGAACGGACACTCGCGCGGATTTGTCTGGAAAGCTCTTTATCCCGCTACGCGGTGAGCGGTTTGATGCCCACGATTTTATTCGTGCAGCATTTGATAAGGGTGCGAAGGGAGCGCTTTTTGATAGAACCTTTCCTGAAATGGAGCGCTTGAAGCCGGAGATGACTCTTATTGAAGTCTCCGACACCTTAAAGTCTCTTCAGAGTTTGGGTCGTTTTTGGCGCCGAAAAAATAAGGCAAAGATAGTTGCGATTACAGGATCATCTGGAAAGACGACGACAAAGGAATTTGCCGCGAGTATTTTGCAGAAAAAATATAAGACGCATTTCAGTCAGGGTAGCTATAATAACCATTGGGGAGTTCCGATCACTCTTTTGGGGATTCGCCCAGAGCATGAAGTCGCCGTCGTTGAGATGGGCATGAATCATGCTGGTGAGATTTCAGAGCTTTGTCGCATTGCCGAGCCAGACATCACAATGGTGACAAATGTGGGAAGTGCCCATATTGGCGAACTTGGATCGCAAGAGGCTGTTGCTGAGGCAAAGTGGGAAATTTACAGAACTTGTCCCGACTCAATTCAAATTTATAATCTGGCCAATTCATTCACGAGGAAAATGCATGAATCGGCCACCATGAGTATTGGGAAAAACTTGAAAGCAAGAAAAAAAATCTTCACTTTTTCTGGTCATGGAGATGTCGACTTGAACGTTGTTGAAGTGGGCCTTGATTTTATCAGGGTCAATGGGCACATAGGAAATAAAAAGGGAGAGGTCCGCATTCCGATTTTTGGTCGTCACAATGTGGAGAATACCATGGCAGCGGCTGCCTTGGCTCTCAGTCTGGAGATGGAGCCAGATGCTATATGGCAGGCACTGGCAGGTCTGAAGACCTCTTGGGGTCGGAATCAGCTGGTGCGTTTGCGATCGGGTACCCGGGTGCTATTCGATGGTTACAATGCGAATCCTGAGAGCATGGCTGCTCTGCTGAGTAATTTTACTGAAGTGTCATGCGAGGGGAACAAAATACTCGTGCTCGGGGAAATGCTCGAGCTCGGGATGGATTCCTCGCGGTTTCATGAGGAGTTGGGACGGCGGGCTGGAAATGCGGGAGCCTCAATCATCTGGTTTATGGGACCCCACCGGGCTGATTTTGAGCGCGGTATTGGCCTCAGTAGCTTTGGTAAAAACTTAATCCTATCAGATGGTTACAAAGTAGATCTTGCATCTAAAGTGGGCTCTGTGTTAAACGAGTCAGATATTGTCGCCTTAAAAGGTTCAAGAGGCATGAAGCTGGAACAAGTTTTGCGGGTTTGGAATCCCGTCGACTTTGACGGGTAG
- a CDS encoding UDP-N-acetylmuramoyl-L-alanyl-D-glutamate--2,6-diaminopimelate ligase, with the protein MKLAQLLSVYSQLKWGDDPLVEVTSVCRDSRSVNSGSLYIAIRGQALDGHDFISQACARGAIGLVVESEAKVPPDYRGAVVVVEDSRRALDILASRFFGNPAQNLFCVGVTGTNGKTSTTHLTEAILNRYGWTTGVMGTIDHHVGAHTWETQMTTPDAIDLQRRLSEFNSLGARAAVFEVSSHALSQYRVDAIPFNCVVFTNLTRDHLDYHGTMENYFIAKQRLFDEILSRSTKSPVFAIINSNDPYGKKLQISSRSVNWTYGQGEADFSFQVEKADFSGTNYRLKYLGGVVRLEIPLIGIHNVYNATAAFAVGTAAGAGAETCREALAGFRGIRGRMERVGNPNSPVHVFVDYAHTDDALRFVLEGLNEIRREGQLPVRIITVFGCGGDRDRGKRPLMMRAALNGSDLIYVTSDNPRSEDPEKIICEIISETPKPLIGDKVVVEADRREAIKMAIMSAQPGDVVLIAGKGHENYQILSTGRIFFSDTLVAGEFLK; encoded by the coding sequence TTGAAATTGGCCCAACTATTGTCGGTCTATTCTCAATTGAAATGGGGAGATGATCCTCTGGTTGAAGTCACTTCAGTCTGTCGAGATTCGCGCTCCGTAAACTCAGGTTCCTTGTACATTGCTATTCGGGGTCAGGCCTTGGACGGGCATGATTTTATTTCTCAGGCCTGCGCGAGGGGAGCGATCGGATTGGTTGTTGAAAGTGAGGCAAAGGTGCCCCCTGATTACCGCGGTGCCGTCGTTGTCGTGGAGGACTCTCGGAGGGCCCTCGACATTTTAGCAAGCAGATTCTTCGGAAATCCGGCTCAGAATCTTTTTTGTGTGGGAGTGACGGGAACAAACGGGAAAACGAGCACAACTCATTTGACGGAAGCCATTCTCAATCGCTATGGGTGGACGACGGGCGTTATGGGTACCATTGATCATCATGTTGGCGCTCACACCTGGGAAACTCAGATGACGACGCCTGATGCAATTGATTTACAGAGGAGACTTTCAGAGTTTAACTCTCTTGGGGCGAGGGCCGCCGTTTTTGAAGTTTCAAGTCACGCTCTTTCTCAATATCGTGTCGATGCGATACCCTTTAACTGTGTCGTTTTTACCAATTTAACCCGAGACCATCTCGACTATCATGGAACAATGGAGAACTATTTTATTGCAAAACAGCGCCTTTTTGATGAGATACTTTCCCGTTCTACGAAATCTCCGGTTTTTGCGATCATCAATTCCAATGATCCTTACGGAAAGAAACTTCAGATTTCTAGCCGGTCAGTGAATTGGACCTATGGTCAGGGGGAAGCGGATTTTTCCTTTCAGGTGGAAAAGGCCGATTTTTCTGGCACAAATTATCGATTGAAATACCTTGGCGGAGTGGTCAGGTTAGAAATTCCATTGATAGGTATTCACAATGTCTACAATGCGACGGCGGCCTTTGCTGTTGGGACGGCCGCTGGCGCTGGAGCTGAGACTTGTCGTGAAGCTTTGGCTGGATTTCGTGGCATTCGGGGCCGAATGGAAAGAGTGGGTAACCCAAACAGTCCAGTTCACGTGTTCGTTGATTATGCGCACACAGATGATGCTTTGAGGTTTGTGCTTGAGGGACTAAATGAAATTCGGCGCGAGGGTCAACTGCCCGTTCGAATCATCACCGTATTTGGCTGCGGTGGCGATAGAGACAGAGGAAAGAGGCCCCTGATGATGCGGGCGGCTTTGAATGGCTCTGATCTCATCTATGTGACTTCGGATAATCCACGAAGTGAGGACCCGGAGAAGATTATTTGCGAGATCATCTCTGAGACACCTAAACCCCTTATCGGGGACAAGGTGGTTGTTGAGGCGGATCGGAGGGAGGCAATCAAGATGGCCATCATGTCTGCTCAGCCAGGAGATGTCGTGCTTATAGCTGGCAAAGGCCATGAGAATTATCAGATTTTGAGTACGGGACGTATCTTTTTTTCTGATACCTTAGTCGCCGGGGAGTTTTTAAAATGA